A single region of the Sorghum bicolor cultivar BTx623 chromosome 9, Sorghum_bicolor_NCBIv3, whole genome shotgun sequence genome encodes:
- the LOC110430555 gene encoding uncharacterized protein LOC110430555, which yields MIKWNCNSTIGRWTCNLLLKAVIVGDVKDVLGVIEGGLEPLCPLLHTTPLLGRDPLGLLPHQLQPWEKTLLQITQLLRLVKAEKFKAMVEELGGDGRHDPPQRGDGPPDRGNLRHGRRQAKGAGKETLSLRVCVLGFLLSSARWKF from the coding sequence ATGATCAAATGGAATTGCAATTCTACTATAGGTAGGTGGACTTGTAACCTGCTTCTCAAGGCGGTGATAGTCGGCGACGTCAAGGATGTCCTCGGCGTCATAGAAGGCggacttgagcctctttgcccACTGCTCCACACGACCCCGCTGCTCGGGAGGGATCCTCTCGGCCTGTTGCCGCATCAGCTCCAGCCGTGGGAGAAGACGCTCCTCCAGATCACGCAGCTTCTCCGACTCGTCAAAGCCGAGAAGTTCAAAGCCATGGTTGAGGAGCTTGGTGGTGATGGGCGACACGATCCACCCCAGCGTGGAGATGGCCCACCCGACCGCGGCAACCTCCGCCATGGACGCAGGCAAGCAAAGGGAGCAGGAAAGGAGACCCTAAGTTTGCGCGTCTGTGTTCTTGGTTTCCTGCTCAGCTCAGCTCGGTGGAAATTCTAG
- the LOC8069484 gene encoding CRM-domain containing factor CFM3, chloroplastic/mitochondrial encodes MWVLRGLLRAASPSLRRSSGRFAARGEAVAAGSAPAPAGLLAVGAGADGAWRRAMSTKGRSMRSKVEKRMARETGRTQRELRRAVKLRKKLMTEDEKLIYNLRRAKKKVALLLQKLKKYELPDLPAPRHDPELLTAEQLQAYKKIGFRNRNYVPVGVRGVFGGVVQNMHMHWKFHETVQVCCDNFPKEKIKEMAAMLTRLSGGIVINIHNTKTIIMFRGRNYRQPKNLIPFNTLTKRKALFKARFEQALESQKLNIKKIETQLRRKGINPEDPVAMASIQRVASTFFRAIDEQQGTPYIFRGDAQPSAGTSEIKEPRDEPSEDSDQEELDRFISEIESAAEKQWEEEEAAEKEESSRMRYWEREDVGDRRGFNRSYENSDYEDRGQGRYRREHDNNRRTSDARRWDDDSEFEASGEEWDSGDDRGNALGFDKDRDSTDEHPRRFGSTRNEKSRSSRTQDFVPRGDVGKGKGFNRSYGNSDVHDRGQGRHRRDNNNNERTSDARRWDDDSEIEVSGEEWDSGDDSDNVLGLDNDIDTTDVHPRQFKSTRNEKSRSSGRQSSIPGGFRGSNRIPGNSVDASDGTMFRGSNSDELDTEDDDLWDSDYKGGETNSGAPKVNFPNFHSSSEDSDDNRKSDGKIGKMKKNTDESWDSD; translated from the exons ATGTGGGTTCTCCGGGGCCTCCTCCGGGCAGCCTCGCCGTCGCTCCGCCGCAG CTCCGGGCGCTTCGCCGCGAGGGGCGAGGCGGTGGCCGCGGGCTCTGCTCCGGCGCCCGCGGGGCTGCTGGCGGTGGGAGCGGGAGCAGACGGCGCGTGGCGGCGGGCGATGTCGACCAAGGGGAGGAGCATGCGGAGCAAGGTGGAGAAGCGGATGGCGAGGGAGACCGGCCGCACGCAGCGTGAGCTCCGCCGCGCCGTCAAGCTCAGGAAGAAGCTCATGACGGAGGACGAGAAGCTCATCTACAACCTGCGCAGG GCCAAGAAAaaggttgctttgctcctacagAAGCTCAAGAAGTATGAGCTACCAGACTTACCAGCTCCTCGTCATGATCCTGAGCTGTTAACGGCAGAGCAACTACAAGCTTACAAGAAGATTGGATTCAGAAATAGAAACTATGTCCCTGTTGGAGTTCGTGGAGTCTTTGGAGGTGTTGTTCAAAACATGCATATGCACTGGAAATTCCACGAGACAGTGCAAGTTTGTTGTGACAACTTCCCAAAGGAAAAAATTAAGGAAATGGCAGCAATGCTGACAAGATTGAGTGGTGGAATAGTGATCAACATTCATAATACCAAAACAATCATCATGTTTCGAGGAAGAAACTACCGTCAACCGAAGAACCTTATACCTTTCAACACACTTACCAAAAGGAAG GCATTATTCAAGGCTAGATTTGAACAAGCACTTGAATCGCAGAAATTAAACATCAAGAAAATAGAAACTCAACTCCGTCGTAAGGGTATCAACCCAGAGGACCCAGTTGCTATGGCCAGCATCCAGCGTGTTGCCTCTACGTTCTTCCGAGCCATAGATGAGCAGCAAGGTACTCCCTACATTTTCCGTGGGGATGCACAACCTTCTGCTGGGACTTCTGAAATAAAAGAACCACGTGATGAACCATCTGAAGATAGTGACCAGGAGGAGCTTGACAGGTTCATTTCAGAGATAGAAAGTGCAGCAGAGAAGCaatgggaggaagaagaggccGCAGAGAAAGAAGAATCTTCAAGAATGCGATATTGGGAGAGGGAAGATGTAGGTGATCGGAGGGGTTTCAACAGAAGTTATGAAAACTCAGATTATGAGGATAGAGGACAGGGAAGATATAGGAGAGAGCATGACAACAACAGAAGGACTTCAGATGCAAGGAGGTGGGATGATGATAGCGAGTTCGAGGCATCAGGTGAAGAATGGGACTCTGGTGATGACAGGGGTAATGCTCTGGGCTTCGACAAGGATAGAGATTCTACTGATGAGCATCCTCGACGATTTGGAAGCACGAGGAATGAGAAGAGCAGATCCAGTCGGACACAGGATTTTGTTCCTAGGGGAGACGTGGGCAAGGGGAAGGGTTTCAATAGAAGCTATGGCAACTCAGATGTTCACGATAGAGGCCAGGGAAGACATAGGAGAGATAATAACAACAACGAAAGAACTTCAGATGCAAGGAggtgggatgatgatagtgagaTCGAGGTATCAGGTGAAGAATGGGACTCTGGTGACGACAGTGATAATGTTCTTGGCCTAGACAATGATATAGACACCACTGATGTTCATCCTCGACAATTCAAAAGTACGAGGAATGAGAAGAGCAGATCCAGTGGCAGGCAGAGTTCCATTCCTGGGGGATTCAGAGGTTCCAATCGGATTCCAGGGAATTCAGTCGATGCTTCTGATGGCACTATGTTCAGAGGCAGCAACAGTGACGAGTTAGACACCGAAGATGATGATCTGTGGGACTCGGATTACAAGGGGGGAGAAACGAACTCAGGAGCCCCAAAGGTGAATTTCCCAAATTTCCACAGCAGTAGTGAGGACAGTGATGACAACAGGAAAAGCGATGGCAAGATTGGTAAAATGAAGAAAAATACTGATGAAAGTTGGGATAGTGACTGA
- the LOC8075961 gene encoding VIN3-like protein 1, producing MPKTPPVKASKNTELQKQSAPNLTITNGHTSTKEVAKTEHPINDVKRITTWICKNLACKAVRPSEDSFCKRCSCCICHKFDDNKDPSQWLVCSSENDSKNCCGSSCHIECAFRDKRLGCFDLEQIIHLDGSYSCASCGKISGILGYWKRQLVIGKDARRVDNLCQRIFLSYRLLEGTTQFKELHEIIKDAKAKLESEVGPLDGISAKNAHGIVSRFSAGIAVQKLCSTAIQKADEWLSSPDLHLRDSLPVACRFKFVDIKSSSLIVILKETSSSDTIKGYKLWYWKSREQPSMEQPVIVPKDKRKILLFDLTPCTEYSFRVISFTDDGVLGHSESRCRTESREIFGMRAPQNAVGGGTQAQKRDRNHSCKSSGFKIRDIWKNFQEALDAEGCFEGFSEDVHEGSCSRNVTETELSGACRKLHFNSSVPDLNAEVPVPMDYTTEKHYYSKKGLVRSNDSGDSETCAVGQTAEPPAVESRSVSKVNTVQVNKCEQNGASAICHEKMLSGSTRQLDGDYEHCVKVIRQLECDGHIENCFRMKFLTWYSLRSTDQERKAVTTYVKTLSDEPSSLAEQLVDSFGEILNSKKAKTGFCNKLWH from the exons ATGCCCAAAACACCTCCTGTCAAAGCAAGCAAGAACACTGAACTGCAGAAACAATCTGCACCCAACTTGACAATAACAAATGGGCACACAAGTACAAAGGAAGTGGCTAAAACAGAGCACCCTATCAATGATGTGAAACGCATTACCACTTGGATCTGCAAAAATTTGGCCTGTAAAGCTGTTAGACCATCAGAAGATTCCTTCTGCAAGAGGTGCTCGTGTTGTATTTGCCACAAGTTTGATGACAATAAGGATCCTAGTCAATGGTTAGTTTGTTCATCTGAAAATGATAGCAAGAATTGCTGTGGTTCTTCTTGCCATATTGAATGTGCTTTCCGAGACAAGAGgttaggatgttttgatctggagCAAATTATACATCTGGATGGGAGTTATTCTTGTGCCTCGTGTGGAAAGATTTCTGGAATACTAGG ATATTGGAAAAGGCAATTAGTTATTGGAAAAGATGCTCGCCGAGTTGATAATCTCTGCCAGCGCATTTTTTTGAGCTACAGGCTATTAGAGGGAACTACCCAATTTAAAGAATTGCATGAGATTATCAAAGATGCAAAAGCAAAATTGGAAAGTGAGGTTGGCCCACTTGATGGAATCTCGGCAAAGAATGCACATGGTATCGTAAGCAGGTTCTCAGCTGGTATTGCTGTGCAGAAACTATGCTCTACAGCGATTCAAAAAGCTGATGAGTGGTTAAGTTCTCCTGACCTGCATCTTCGAG ATTCATTACCTGTTGCCTGTAGATTTAAATTTGTAGACATAAAATCTTCTTCGCTCATTGTCATCTTGAAAGAAACCTCGTCTTCTGACACTATCAAAGGTTATAAGCTATGGTACTGGAAGAGCAGagagcaaccaagtatggaacAGCCTGTTATTGTGCCCaaagataaaagaaaaatactacTTTTTGACCTTACCCCATGCACCGAATATTCTTTCAGAGTTATATCATTTACAGATGATGGGGTACTTGGCCATTCAGAATCTAGATGTCGTACTGAGAGCAGGGAGATATTTGGCATGCGTGCACCACAGAATGCAGTGGGAGGGGGTACACAGGCACAAAAAAGAGACAGGAATCACTCTTGTAAGTCATCTGGGTTCAAGATCCGAGATATTTGGAAGAATTTTCAGGAAGCTTTGGATGCAGAAGGCTGTTTTGAAGGGTTTTCTGAAGATGTACATGAAGGTTCCTGCAGCAGAAATGTTACAGAGACTGAGTTATCTGGAGCTTGTCGGAAACTTCATTTCAACTCTTCTGTCCCTGACCTAAATGCTGAGGTACCTGTGCCCATGGACTACACCACTGAGAAACATTATTATTCTAAGAAGGGACTTGTGAGATCAAATGACAGTGGTGACTCTGAGACCTGCGCAGTTGGCCAGACTGCAGAGCCGCCTGCTGTTGAATCTCGGTCAGTAAGCAAGGTGAATACCGTACAAGTTAATAAATGTGAGCAGAATGGTGCCTCTGCTATTTGCCATGAAAAAATGCTCTCTGGATCAACAAGGCAACTAGATGGGGATTATGAGCATTGTGTAAAGGTAATACGGCAGTTGGAATGCGATGGACACATTGAAAACTGTTTCAGGATGAAGTTCTTGACCTGGTATAGTCTGAGATCGACAGACCAGGAGCGCAAGGCTGTGACCACATATGTCAAAACATTAAGCGACGAACCAAGCAGCCTGGCTGAGCAGCTCGTCGATTCCTTTGGAGAAATCTTAAACAGCAAGAAGGCAAAAACTGGTTTCTGCAACAAACTATGGCATTAG
- the LOC8069485 gene encoding pentatricopeptide repeat-containing protein At4g35850, mitochondrial yields the protein MALLKNSLVLQGRLRHAAAAALFTARRGAATATEEYARRNYADNTSEYNTVIGSLVAQRRPYLLRDAYDDMMLDGVKPERDTFHTLIVGTMKGSRLQDALYFRDQMKEMGLQPDVNLYNFLISTCGKCKNSDAAIMLLEEMKAHGVKLKGETYICLLNALASTGQTDQVYAIVSDMSAAGLGLNKFCYAGLITAFKNKTPTTEETMAKILDFVGQSKGWQYVERAAKDSAENIMMNVSEEELYNLPTAEYVNRRGGFVFKQHTVYHVAIHACAELRSKETLEALLEMFNKDNRDGSTYDAYMVMQAMRCYLRCGDFDSAVKMFEEYLSSRSPPVELYATLAEGAMIGYTPRGMQLAQETIEKMVSRNFFLNARLGSDLLLAAAGETTGGYTTANYVWDLLQSRNVTPYLTAVEAYHKGLMAREIPSDDPRLLNVSRVLDNLQLRFGPRRNTQ from the exons ATGGCTCTCCTCAAGAACTCCCTCGTGCTCCagg GGCGGTTGCGccatgcggcggcggcggcgttgttcacggcgcggcgcggcgcggcgacggcgacggaagAGTACGCGCGCCGGAACTACGCCGATAACACCTCCGAGTACAACACGGTCATCGGCTCGCTCGTCGCCCAGCGCAG GCCCTACCTTCTGCGTGATGCTTATGACGACATGATGCTTGATGGCGTGAAGCCTGAGCGGGATACATTCCACACACTCATAGTCGGTACCATGAAAGGCAGCCGGCTACAAGATGCACTCTACTTCCGTGATCAGATGAAAGAAATGGGTTTGCAGCCTGAT GTTAACCTTTACAACTTCTTGATCTCCACTTGTGGAAAATGCAAGAACTCAGATGCAGCAATCATG CTTTTAGAAGAAATGAAGGCACATGGTGTTAAGTTGAAAGGAGAAACCTACATTTGTCTACTGAATGCACTTGCATCAACAGGGCAGACTGATCAAGT GTATGCCATAGTTAGTGATATGAGTGCTGCTGGTCTTGGATTAAACAAGTTTTGTTATGCTGGACTGATAACTGCTTTCAAGAACAAGACACCAACCACTGAGGAAACTATGGCAAAG ATTCTTGACTTTGTCGGGCAGTCGAAAGGTTGGCAATATGTTGAAAGAGCAGCAAAGGACAGTGCTGAGAATATAATGATGAATGTGTCAGAGGAAGAGCTATACAACCTCCCAACAGCAGAATATGTAAATAGACGAGGAGGATTTGTCTTTAAACAGCATACAGTTTATCATGTTGCTATCCATGCTTGTGCAGAACTGCGTAGTAAAGAG ACACTTGAAGCACTTCTGGAAATGTTCAATAAGGATAATAGAGATGGATCTACTTATGATGCCTACATGGTGATGCAAGCTATGAG GTGTTACCTACGGTGTGGTGATTTTGATTCTGCTGTTAAGATGTTTGAAGAGTATTTAAGCTCGAGATCCCCACCCGTGGAGTTGTATGCG ACACTTGCTGAGGGAGCTATGATTGGGTACACTCCGAGAGGAATGCAACTTGCTCAAGAAACTATA GAGAAAATGGTTTCAAGAAATTTCTTCTTGAATGCCAGGCTGGGATCTGATCTCCTACTTGCAGCTGCCGGTGAAACA ACTGGTGGATATACAACTGCAAATTATGTCTGGGATCTCCTGCAAAGCCGTAATGTCACTCCATATCTTACTGCTGTTGAGGCATACCACAAAGGTTTGATG GCGCGAGAGATTCCTTCTGATGATCCACGGCTTCTCAATGTTTCCCGCGTTTTGGACAACTTGCAGCTCCGATTTGGACCAAGAAGAAACACTCAGTAA
- the LOC110430516 gene encoding uncharacterized protein LOC110430516 — MWRRRSLPISSPMCVLHPGASSSTSTVAMVAFPWWIHGALAFPWWIHGARHRSNNVVVSSTHQAMGPSPIPSMEAARSTPSTAPQPITKRGRGLGTGYGSELAVGEGAGGQRGWGRADPVRVESGDNSFLLVRGQIQLISSSEQETLVFVDSTTLIQVWMNRYSGYAELWGSGNYSSSPPSL, encoded by the exons ATGTGGAGACGACGTTCTCTACCCATCTCAAGCCCCATGTGTGTCCTCCACCCTGGTGCGTCGTCCTCCACCTCGACGGTGGCCATGGTGGCCTTCCCGTGGTGGATCCATGGAGCACTGGCCTTCCCATGGTGGATCCATGGAGCACGACACAGATCCAACAACGTGGTGGTCTCCTCCACCCATCAGGCAATGGGCCCATCCCCCATCCCATCGATGGAGGCGGCTCGATCTACACCCTCGACGGCGCCCCAACCCAT CACCAAGCGGGGGAGGGGGCTGGGGACGGGCTATGGGAGTGAGCTGGCGGTAGGTGAAGGTGCTGGGGGCCAACGAGGTTGGGGGCGGGCGGATCCCGTGCGTGTGGAGAGCGGAGACAATTCCTTTCTTCTCGTGCGGGGGCAG attcagctgataagctcaagcgaacaagaaACGCTGGTTTTTGTTGACAGCACAACACTGATTCAAGTATGGATGAACAG ATATAGCGGATATGCGGAACTTTGGGGCAGCGGCAATTACTCCAGCAGTCCTCCATCgttataa